Proteins encoded in a region of the Oncorhynchus gorbuscha isolate QuinsamMale2020 ecotype Even-year linkage group LG16, OgorEven_v1.0, whole genome shotgun sequence genome:
- the LOC123998850 gene encoding gap junction delta-2 protein-like has product MTMGEWTILERLLEAAVQQHSTMIGRILLTVVVIFRILIVGIVGEKVYEDEQIMFICNTMQPGCNQACYDKAFPISHIRFWVFQIILVCTPSLCFITYSVHQSAKQRDRSYSILHPYIDHGHASHHSRGGDHHARKLRNINGILVQNPDSGKEEQDLEVKEIPNVSRGLTQAKSAKVRRQEGISRFYVIQVVFRNVLEIGFLAGQYFLYGFNVPGMFECDRYPCVKEVECYVSRPTEKTVFLIFMFAVSGICVLLNLAELNHLGWRKIKMAVRGVQARRKSICEVRKKDLPHVSQAPNLGRTQSSESAYV; this is encoded by the coding sequence gaTCCTGCTGACTGTAGTAGTGATCTTCCGTATTTTGATAGTAGGTATAGTGGGTGAAAAGGTCTATGAGGACGAGCAGATAATGTTCATCTGCAACACTATGCAGCCGGGCTGCAACCAGGCCTGCTACGACAAGGCCTTCCCCATATCCCACATCCGCTTCTGGGTCTTCCAGATCATCTTGGTGTGTACGCCCAGCCTATGCTTCATCACCTACTCCGTACACCAGTCCGCCAAGCAGCGTGACCGCAGTTACTCCATCCTGCACCCCTACATAGACCACGGTCACGCAAGTCACCACAGTCGTGGAGGCGATCACCACGCCCGCAAGCTGCGCAACATCAACGGCATCCTGGTGCAGAACCCCGACAGcggcaaggaggagcaggacctGGAGGTCAAGGAGATCCCCAACGTGTCCCGGGGGCTCACGCAGGCCAAGAGTGCCAAGGTGCGGCGGCAGGAGGGCATCTCCCGCTTCTACGTCATCCAGGTGGTGTTCCGTAACGTGCTGGAGATCGGCTTCCTGGCCGGCCAGTACTTCCTGTATGGCTTCAACGTACCAGGGATGTTTGAGTGTGACCGCTACCCCTGTGTGAAGGAGGTGGAGTGCTATGTGTCACGCCCTACAGAGAAGACGGTGTTCCTGATTTTCATGTTTGCAGTGAGCGGCATCTGTGTGCTGCTCAATCTGGCCGAGCTCAACCACCTGGGCTGGAGAAAGATCAAGATGGCCGTCAGGGGTGTTCAGGCCCGCAGGAAGTCCATCTGTGAGGTGCGTAAGAAGGATTTGCCGCATGTGTCCCAGGCCCCCAACCTGGGCAGAACTCAGTCCAGTGAGTCAGCCTATGTCTGA